The following is a genomic window from Desulfosoma caldarium.
TCCTGCGTGATCTCGTAGTATGCCCGCTTGCGCGCTGCGGCCTTGCGTTCGTCCTGGCGCGGGGAACCCACCTGCGAGTACTCCCGGAATTCCCGGTCGAGTTGCCGGACGCGCTGCCACCATCCTTCGAACACGCCAATGAGGTCGTCCTCGAACCGGTCTAGGATTGTCTCGGCGTCGGTGTTTCCGTAACGTTTCGTTCGTCCTTCGCGCCGATCCGGATCAAACACCGCAGCCAGTCGTTTCACCAGCTCGGCGCGCTGCTGGCGCACTTCCGTAAACAGTGGCGTCAGTTCCTCCTTCTTCCAGCGCGTTGGCTTGCGAATGTCGTCAAGGAGATCTCCCAGGCGATCCGGAAGCTCCGCCCCCACGCACTCCAGAACATAGGAACGCAGGTGCCGCAAAACCACTTTGGGGTTGTCAAGCCTGAGGTGAGGCGGCTCGAAGTGGCCGCCGATCAGCCATTCTGGGCGCTCGAAGGCGTGCCGGTCGTGGGCTCCCCCGGCACAGAAAGTTGACACAAACCCGATGCGCAGCCGTCGGCCTGCCCGGCCGCTGCGCTGGGCATAATTGGCCGGCGTGGGCGGGGCATTACGCATGACGACGGTGAGTAGGGGTCCGATGTCCACGCCCAGCTCCAGCGTGGGCGTGCACACGAGCATGTCCAGGCGCCCTTCCTTGAAGGCCGTCTCGCGCCGGGCTCGCTCCTCGCCGGAAATCTGCGCGGTGTGTTCCGCGACGGCCAGGCGCTGAGGCGGCCGGTCAAGGTAAAGGCGAACGTAGTAATTGTCCTGGTCCACGGGGCTTGGAGCCAAGCGGCCACGGGCACATCGCGGCGTTGGGCAAACCGGCAGCTCATAAGGCCGCCAGGCCTGACACGCATTGCAGCGAAAGCCACTTTCGGGCGCATAGAGCCGAAGGACGCGTGGGTCAATCTGCAGAGGACGCAACCCTGACACCTGTTCGCAGCGCGGAATCGGAAGGTTCGAGACCTGGACGAGAATCTCCTCATCGACGAGGAGCGCCACCAGTTCACGGAGGAAACGTTCACTTGCGTCCCGGTCTGCGATAAGCCGCATGGCGATCTTTTGTGTTGCCGTGAGCTGGCCCACACGCGAGTTCTCCTGGACAAAACCCATGACCGGTCCCGTTTTGCGGATGTGATCCGGTCGGTCGAGGGCAAAGGCGCGCGGCCAGCGGTCTCGCTCCGGAAAGCGGACACTGTACGGCTCGGCCTCCAGCTCGCGGTAACGCCGCTTCCGGACGGGGTCGATGTATTCCTGAAAGAAGTCGTAGGCCACCGCCCGGTTCTTGCGCATGGTGTCCAGCACGGCGCGGGCCAGCAGCAGCGCCGTGGGGACATCGAGGCCAGCTTCCCTAGCCGCTTGTTGGAAGCGGCCCTCCTTTTCCAGTTCATCCAAAAACTCGTAGTCCACAGCCACGAGGCCGAGGTTCTCCAGCGACGCGCGTTGCCGGCTGTAGCGCGTGAACTCGTTGGCGGCCTCGTAGGTGATGGCATCAAGCCATCGATCTCGCTCGGGCCGAGTGAGCCGGCGCGGAATGATTCCGAGGTCGCAATAGATGTCAAAGAGCTGTTGGGGTAGCTCGGAGAGGTAGACGCCGCGATCCCCTGCGTCGCGCACGGCACGGGCCACCGCATGGCGCAAGGCGAAAGAGCGGTGCTTGTCCGTGGTGTAGCCCGCCTGGTGGGCTGCGTCCTGGCGATTGTCGGCGAAGACGAGGAGCTTGCGATCCGCCCCATCCAGCCTGTCTAGGTGATGCGTGGCCAGCACAGAGACCGTGGAGGCCGTTCCGGTCCTGAGCGGGGTCACGATGTCGCCACGTGTGTAGATATCGCCGCAGGCCGGGCATGTGCTCAACTTGCCGCGGTGGATCAGCATGCGGATAGCCGGCCGGTTGCATACCGGGCAGCTAGCCCCTTCGCCAAGCAACCGGCCGCAGCCCAGGCACACTCCGGTGGGAATCAGGCGCTCCTCGGCGTTTTTCCGGCGCCGTGATCGGGAGATGGCGTTGGCCGCCCCTTCCTCCGCTTCCTCATCCTCGGTGCCGGGGCCCTCAGGGAGCTTGAGGATTTCGTGGGTTAGAAACGCGGTGTTTTCGTCGCTGTAAAAGTCCCCTGTCCCTACGGGACGATTGTCGTCTTCGCGCTCAAAGCGGATCTTCACGAAGTCCTGCCCGCAGGTGCGACAAAGCGCCGCGGGCCAGGCCACCGAACCGCAGCGCACGCACTCGGCGCCACCCTGGGGGACAAGCGCCCGGCAGTCCGGGTTCAGGCAGAGCGCCACGTCGTAGACGCCGTGAAAGAAGGTGTGGAGCTTGGGCCGCAAACGAGGGGGATGCTCGTCGTCACCCACGCTTCCGACGAGCAGGTACGCCTCGATCTCCCGGCGGACCTCCTCGGCGGGAACGTCCGCGCGCTCGGGAAGGCGCCCGCAAAGAATCTCCGCCGCTCTCGTGATGGAGACGGGTTCGGCGAAGATCTCCTCGATGGCATGAACGATCCGGTTCCCATCAAAAACTGCCGCCACGCGATCTGCGATGGGTCCATCCGGTGGGCACGAACGACCCGTCAAGCGTTCGGCGAGGGCCACAACAGAGGCATCGTCTGAAGGATTCAGGTCGGCCAGCAGGGCGTCGTTGAGATTCGGCCGGGGTGGTGTCCAGCTTGCGCCCTCTGGCTTCCGCGGCGCGTAATGCTCACCGATGACGTCCTGCGGCGCAACCGTCTCGCCAAAAAGAGTCGTGGCGAAGCGGGCAAGGGCCTCGGAGCCGTCCTTCTTCGCCGCCACGGTGGCGGATGTGCCTATGGCCAACAGCTCGCCCGGCGTGAGCCCGGCGTGGGCCTTCAACCTGCGGATGAGGCAGGCAATCTCGGTGGCCAGCGCCCCCCGGTAGCTGTGGATCTCATCGAGCACCAGGTAGCGTAGCGACCTAGTAAAGAGCTGTCGGTCCTGCCGGCGCACGAGCAGGAACTCGAGCTGCTTGTAGTTCGTAAGGATCAGATCGGGTGGCTCCCTGCGGATATGGGCACGAGTCAATCGCTCCGTTTCAGCAGGCGCTTCGCTAAGGCTTTGGGCCGCCGCGTCGCTGTCGCCCGTATATAGGGCAAAGGAGATATCGATGCCGGTGCCGCGCAAAAGTCGCCGTAGGCGCTCCAGTTGATCGTTGGCGAGCGCATTCATCGGATAAAGGAGCACCGCCTGGAGTCCCTGAACGCCCTCGGCCTTGCGGCGCAGGATGCCGTCGAGGACGGGCAGCAGGAAGGCCTCCGTTTTACCGGAGCCGGTGCCGGTGGTGATCACGCAGGAGCGGCCCACACGCAGTGCCGCCAGCGCATCCTCCTGGTGGCGGAACAGGCGCTCCTTGCCAAACGGCCAGCGTGCTTTGAGCAGGTCCGGATGAAGCCCGCCGGCGGCCACAATCTTCTCCAGGGTCCTTCCCCGCTCAAAATCGCGGGCCAGCGTGACGTATGGTCCGCGCACAATAACGTCGGTGCCGTCCAGATGATTCTCGAATTGGTGGCGAAGACGGTCGTCCAGGAATCGATACGAGGTGCGAAGGAACCGCCGGTACTCGGAAATAAGACCGCGAACGGCCTGGGGAACATTGGCCGTCATTGTTTGTCCCTCCCTTCGCGAGGCAGGAGGCCTAGCTTGCGCAAGCCCTCGAGCGCATCGGCGATGCGGTCCGGAGCGAACGCCTCCCGCGAGAGTTTCGTCTTCCATTCAGGAACCGACCGGATGTAAGCCAGTACGGCCTCCGGGGTCATGGACTTGTCCCCGCGCCAAAGCTCCATGGCTGCCAGGTGCACGGTGGTCCAGCGCTCCAGCGTCTCGTCTTTAAAGGTGCGGAACTTTTCCAAAACCAGCTCGGCCAGGTTCGTGTCGATATACCGCGGGGCATAGCCCAGGGCCTCTTGGATGTTGGGACCTGGTTCAAAATGGGTGGGGTCGTGCGCGACAAGCCAGTTCTTTTCACGTAGGGCAATGTCCTCTGGCCCTTTGTAACGCAACCAGGGATCGTAGGGGCCGGCGGCCAGCTTTCGAAAATCCATAAAGAGGCCTGTTTTCGTGGCAGATTCGATGAGATACAGCATCTTTTGCACCCGGAAACGGCTTACCGGGTAGCCCGGGGAATGGAGCCTGTCGACAGCCCAGGAAAATACGACCGCCTGCTGAAAAGCTTTCCGTGCGGCAGGCTGGCCCGGTGTGTCGGCCACGAAAGCCCCCTGGCGTTCCGCAGCAAGGGCAAGGGTGGTCGTGGGCAAAGCGTAGACTTTCGCACTCTCGACTTCCTGCTTCCACTCCTGCACCCGCTCCTGCAAGTAGGCATAAAAGGCCCCGCGCTTGCGGGCGAACACCGGAAAAGTGGAGAGGATGTAGGCGAAGTCATCGGGCGCGAGGTTGTAAGCTTCGGCCACAGCGCGGTTGGCACGAAACATAGCAACCCAGCGTTGCTGCATGTCAAGAACGTGCTCAACTAGTCCCGACAATGCCAAGAATGTAGGGGGAGAGACTTCTTCGGGTATCACCACGAGCGGCATACGGGCAAGAT
Proteins encoded in this region:
- a CDS encoding DEAD/DEAH box helicase, which produces MTANVPQAVRGLISEYRRFLRTSYRFLDDRLRHQFENHLDGTDVIVRGPYVTLARDFERGRTLEKIVAAGGLHPDLLKARWPFGKERLFRHQEDALAALRVGRSCVITTGTGSGKTEAFLLPVLDGILRRKAEGVQGLQAVLLYPMNALANDQLERLRRLLRGTGIDISFALYTGDSDAAAQSLSEAPAETERLTRAHIRREPPDLILTNYKQLEFLLVRRQDRQLFTRSLRYLVLDEIHSYRGALATEIACLIRRLKAHAGLTPGELLAIGTSATVAAKKDGSEALARFATTLFGETVAPQDVIGEHYAPRKPEGASWTPPRPNLNDALLADLNPSDDASVVALAERLTGRSCPPDGPIADRVAAVFDGNRIVHAIEEIFAEPVSITRAAEILCGRLPERADVPAEEVRREIEAYLLVGSVGDDEHPPRLRPKLHTFFHGVYDVALCLNPDCRALVPQGGAECVRCGSVAWPAALCRTCGQDFVKIRFEREDDNRPVGTGDFYSDENTAFLTHEILKLPEGPGTEDEEAEEGAANAISRSRRRKNAEERLIPTGVCLGCGRLLGEGASCPVCNRPAIRMLIHRGKLSTCPACGDIYTRGDIVTPLRTGTASTVSVLATHHLDRLDGADRKLLVFADNRQDAAHQAGYTTDKHRSFALRHAVARAVRDAGDRGVYLSELPQQLFDIYCDLGIIPRRLTRPERDRWLDAITYEAANEFTRYSRQRASLENLGLVAVDYEFLDELEKEGRFQQAAREAGLDVPTALLLARAVLDTMRKNRAVAYDFFQEYIDPVRKRRYRELEAEPYSVRFPERDRWPRAFALDRPDHIRKTGPVMGFVQENSRVGQLTATQKIAMRLIADRDASERFLRELVALLVDEEILVQVSNLPIPRCEQVSGLRPLQIDPRVLRLYAPESGFRCNACQAWRPYELPVCPTPRCARGRLAPSPVDQDNYYVRLYLDRPPQRLAVAEHTAQISGEERARRETAFKEGRLDMLVCTPTLELGVDIGPLLTVVMRNAPPTPANYAQRSGRAGRRLRIGFVSTFCAGGAHDRHAFERPEWLIGGHFEPPHLRLDNPKVVLRHLRSYVLECVGAELPDRLGDLLDDIRKPTRWKKEELTPLFTEVRQQRAELVKRLAAVFDPDRREGRTKRYGNTDAETILDRFEDDLIGVFEGWWQRVRQLDREFREYSQVGSPRQDERKAAARKRAYYEITQDPERAYTLNYLATRGLLPAYQFPLDTFSLDPGVADTPTLYRPSAMALEEFAPGNYVYANGHKLRSIRVLFSGGPGSVAGTPGRTDAETSGRLQAFHFCEQCEEAVEAGKNRCPRCQASLPEATDVVFVDAFEAEENLKISAEEESRQRQNHERRENLLAGSGSRWRIYPYLLTPVELVNLAGVLVTNWGRLEGKTGRGSKFWLCPDCGRHLPHDPSDPERAKQVQDWRTYHRRFCSGEPAPLVLAYQFETDCLILTVPSRGDVQTIGRSSLSPSLVTLAEALLIGAGHLLELEPGELAAFVRKRPQSAVGEQIVFYETVPGGAGYLEEMAARLPAVAQAALERLFGHTCAKACYLCLKRYSNQRWHPFFDKDQIRDLLLILSKQEPVVPQDAQPGTGLEVLENMLAAKQSGADSAVKGYTKGEIEEPLRAALETIAELPLPEREHEVRDEQGRLVTVPDFAWPDVKLAVYCDGFAIHGNPETLELDARKRNFLQTRGWIVLTYWGRTILKDPTACAQQVAAVYRQRSYGPTQHAE